From a region of the Mycobacteroides saopaulense genome:
- a CDS encoding cation:dicarboxylate symporter family transporter — protein MTVTESTASKSTPPKKHKDRTHWLYIAVIVAVVLGVAVGLLWPGFGKSVGVLGEIFVSLIKMMISPVIFCTIVLGIGSVRKAASVGRVGGLAFVYFLAMSTVALAIGLVVGNLLAPGTGLHLSTANQGAGAKYADQAHAAGGTWHFIKSIVPETMFSALTSGSVLQTLFIALLVGFAVQALGSTGESIVRGIGMLQKLVFKVLIMVLWLAPIGAFGAIANVVGQTGWNAVKELGALMLGFYTTCVIFIFGVLGALLWAVARVSIFKLVRYLAREYLLIVSTSSSESALPRLIAKMTHLGVEKSTVGIVVPTGYSFNLDGTAIYLTMASLFVADAMGKPLSIGEQVSLLAFMIIASKGAAGVTGAGMATLAGGLQSHRPDLVDGVGMIVGIDRFMSEARALTNFSGNAVATLLIGTWTKTTDRDRIKSVLSGAEPFDETTMLDDHVGDVEAEKAPVQAAG, from the coding sequence ATGACAGTGACCGAATCGACGGCTTCCAAGAGCACCCCACCCAAGAAACACAAGGACCGCACCCATTGGCTCTATATCGCGGTCATCGTCGCGGTGGTGCTGGGCGTCGCGGTCGGCCTGCTGTGGCCGGGATTCGGGAAATCGGTGGGCGTGCTCGGTGAGATCTTCGTGAGCCTCATCAAGATGATGATCAGTCCGGTCATCTTCTGCACGATCGTGTTGGGCATCGGCTCGGTGCGCAAGGCCGCCAGCGTGGGTCGTGTCGGCGGGTTGGCGTTCGTCTACTTCCTGGCGATGTCCACGGTCGCGCTGGCGATCGGGCTGGTGGTCGGCAACCTGCTCGCGCCCGGCACCGGCTTGCACCTGTCCACCGCGAATCAGGGCGCGGGGGCCAAGTACGCCGACCAGGCCCACGCTGCCGGCGGCACCTGGCACTTCATCAAATCGATTGTGCCGGAGACCATGTTCTCGGCACTGACCTCCGGCAGCGTGCTGCAGACGCTGTTCATCGCACTACTGGTCGGCTTCGCGGTACAGGCGCTCGGATCCACCGGGGAATCGATCGTGCGCGGTATCGGGATGCTTCAGAAGCTGGTCTTCAAGGTCCTCATCATGGTGCTGTGGCTGGCGCCTATCGGCGCCTTCGGTGCCATCGCCAATGTGGTCGGCCAAACCGGCTGGAACGCCGTCAAGGAACTGGGCGCACTGATGCTCGGCTTCTACACCACGTGCGTGATCTTCATCTTCGGTGTGCTGGGCGCGCTGCTGTGGGCAGTGGCCCGGGTATCGATCTTCAAGCTGGTGCGCTACCTGGCACGCGAATACCTGCTCATCGTCTCGACCTCGTCCTCCGAATCGGCGCTGCCGCGGCTGATCGCCAAGATGACTCACCTCGGCGTGGAGAAGTCGACGGTGGGAATCGTTGTCCCGACCGGATACTCGTTCAACCTGGATGGGACGGCGATCTATCTGACGATGGCTTCGCTGTTCGTCGCCGACGCGATGGGCAAGCCGCTGTCGATCGGCGAGCAGGTCTCACTGCTGGCGTTCATGATCATCGCCTCCAAAGGTGCGGCCGGGGTGACCGGGGCCGGAATGGCAACGCTGGCGGGTGGATTGCAAAGCCATCGGCCCGATCTGGTCGACGGAGTGGGCATGATCGTCGGCATCGACCGGTTCATGTCCGAGGCGCGGGCGTTGACCAATTTCTCCGGGAACGCGGTGGCCACGCTGCTCATCGGAACCTGGACCAAGACGACGGACCGCGACCGGATCAAGTCCGTGCTCTCGGGGGCGGAGCCGTTCGACGAGACGACCATGCTCGACGATCACGTGGGTGATGTCGAGGCTGAGAAGGCACCCGTGCAGGCGGCCGGATGA